The Punica granatum isolate Tunisia-2019 chromosome 4, ASM765513v2, whole genome shotgun sequence genome has a window encoding:
- the LOC116205642 gene encoding eyes absent homolog, with translation MMDGASSLSHTSKDPVENVVEQRTKVYVWDMDETLILLKSLLNGMYANNFNGLKDVNKGLEIGKMWEKLILDLCDGYFFYEQIENFNEPFLEASRQFDDGRDLSDYDFHNDGFSPPYDDINKRKLAYRLRFIASMYERGLENIFDRDMKDHWEALYEMTDKYTDGWLSSARSFLEQCSSGTEDPILRLDTSNHISSDGNKLHHINVLVTSGSLIPSLAKCLLFRLDKLINHVDVYSSWEVGKLQCFKWIKERFSGPNVKFCVIGDGWEECRAAEGMRWPFVKIDLRPSGSHRFPGLTLKTLGYYFSVVYGHSSAEETEE, from the exons ATGATGGACGGGGCATCTTCTCTTTCCCATACGAGCAAAGATCCAGTCGAGAATGTCGTGGAACAAAGAACAAAGGTGTATGTGTGGGACATGGACGAGACTCTTATACTGCTCAAGTCTCTGTTGAATGGGATGTATGCAAACAACTTCAATGGTTTGAAGGATGTAAATAAGGGCTTAGAAATCGGGAAGATGTGGGAGAAACTCATCCTTGATCTGTGTGATGGGTATTTCTTCTACGAACAG ATTGAGAACTTCAATGAGCCTTTTCTTGAGGCCTCGCGTCAATTTGATGATGGGCGCGATCTTTCTGATTATGACTTCCATAATGATGGGTTTAGTCCTCCATATGATGAtatcaacaaaagaaaattagcaTACAGGCTTCGGTTCATTGCCTCAATGTATGAACGG GGTCTGGAAAACATCTTTGATCGAGACATGAAAGATCACTGGGAAGCTTTGTATGAAATGACTGATAAATATACAGACGGATGGCTCTCCTCGG CACGGTCCTTCTTGGAGCAGTGTTCTAGCGGAACGGAAGATCCGATTCTGAGACTAGATACAAGCAATCACATCAGCAGTGATGGCAACAAATTGCACCACATTAATGTTTTAGTGACTTCAGGATCGTTGATACCGAGCCTAGCCAAGTGCTTACTCTTTcgattggataaattgataaaCCATGTAGATG TGTACAGTTCATGGGAAGTCGGGAAACTCCAATGTTTCAAATGGATCAAGGAACGATTCAGTGGCCCAAATGTTAAGTTCTGTGTGATCGGGGATGGGTGGGAGGAGTGCAGGGCTGCCGAAGGAATGAGGTGGCCTTTCGTGAAGATCGATCTGAGACCCAGCGGTTCCCACAGGTTCCCTGGCCTCACATTGAAGACACTGGGCTACTATTTTTCTGTTGTATACGGTCATAGTTCTGCCGAAGAAACTGAAGAATAA
- the LOC116205645 gene encoding late embryogenesis abundant protein 18 produces the protein MQSGKQKIKDMASAAKEHVDIYEAKLEEKAEKAAARTPEEKEMAHERRKMKEAQAKMDLHQAKARHAAEKLVGKQAHVYGHVHEPPAPGTAHYGTTQPAAHQPVGSADPVTGTAVPTYPLGGHPTGRKYK, from the exons ATGCAGTCTGGAAAACAGAAGATCAAGGACATGGCCAGTGCGGCCAAGGAGCATGTCGACATCTACGAGGCCAAACTCGAGGAGAAG GCGGAGAAGGCTGCAGCAAGGACGCCGGAGGAGAAAGAGATGGCCCATGAGCGGAGGAAGATGAAGGAGGCCCAGGCCAAGATGGATCTCCACCAGGCCAAGGCCAGGCATGCTGCCGAGAAGTTGGTTGGCAAGCAAGCACACGTTTATGGTCACGTCCATGAGCCACCAGCTCCGGGTACAGCTCACTATGGCACCACCCAGCCAGCAGCCCACCAGCCAGTCGGATCTGCTGATCCAGTGACCGGAACTGCGGTCCCGACGTACCCACTCGGAGGCCACCCGACAGGACGTAAATATAAGTAG
- the LOC116205646 gene encoding auxin-responsive protein SAUR77-like: protein MDCFVLPGSILRRWSSGSSLRYRALEAEEGLYEAETGPVTVVVGKERREFLVDPFVLEESPFRALMDAVRKEGKGRAPPGSTKARNKGVIFVDVDAILFEHMLWLLRNDCSSFFELNVEEIIDFYAQES from the coding sequence ATGGATTGTTTCGTCTTGCCTGGGTCCATACTGCGGAGGTGGAGTTCGGGATCGAGTCTCAGATACCGGGCACTGGAGGCCGAGGAAGGGCTCTACGAGGCAGAGACTGGGCCCGTGACTGTGGTGGTGGGGAAGGAGAGGAGGGAGTTCCTCGTGGACCCTTTCGTACTAGAAGAAAGCCCGTTCCGGGCCCTGATGGACGCTGTCAGAAAGGAAGGCAAGGGAAGAGCTCCTCCTGGCAGTACCAAGGCGAGGAATAAGGGGGTGATCTTTGTCGATGTGGATGCAATTTTGTTCGAGCACATGCTTTGGTTGTTGCGGAATGACTGCTCGTCCTTTTTCGAGCTGAATGTTGAGGAGATCATTGACTTCTACGCCCAAGAAAGCTAG
- the LOC116205641 gene encoding AT-hook motif nuclear-localized protein 8, which translates to MDSRDNPQPPPHQPLPNMMVGPPSYPTATASHLINNPNSATPASTTGTTTSSSMMMHHHHSHHHHHHHQHQQQQQQQQQHHHQQHHQHQQQQPPPRFPFVGPPSSEPLDSLAAATGLYDGSSPSGFSIEPAKKKRGRPRKYAPEGNIALGLGPASTPPSSGAAPGSPSTEPPTKKNRGRPPGSGKKQMDALGSGGIGFTPHVILVKAGEDIASKIVAFSQEGPRTVCILSANGAVCNVTLKQPSMPGPAATYEGRYEIISLTGSFQFPGGDINHSRIGSLSVSLAGPDGRVVGGGVAGMLIAATPVQVIVGSFLANKKKSSSNPMKSGPSSAPQSQTLNFGAPPSMVSPSQDGSSESSDENGTGGSPMARPSSGYYNEVSQPMHSMQMYHHLWAGQAHR; encoded by the exons ATGGACTCCAGAGACAACCCACAACCACCGCCTCATCAGCCGCTACCAAACATGATGGTGGGCCCCCCGTCCTACCCCACGGCCACCGCATCTCACTTGATCAACAACCCTAATTCCGCCACTCCAGCCTCCACCACGGgcaccaccacctcctcctccatgATGATGCACCACCACCActcccaccaccaccaccaccaccaccagcaccagcagcagcagcagcagcagcagcagcaccaTCACCAGCAACACCACCAAcaccagcagcagcagccacCCCCCAGGTTCCCTTTTGTGGGACCCCCTTCATCTGAGCCCTTGGATTCTCTTGCCGCTGCCACCGGCCTCTACGATGGCTCCTCCCCTTCCGGGTTCTCAATCGAGCCAGCCAAGAAGAAGAGGGGCCGCCCGAGGAAGTACGCTCCTGAGGGTAACATTGCGCTCGGCCTAGGTCCCGCTTCGACTCCCCCCTCCTCTGGGGCTGCTCCTGGGTCCCCCTCCACGGAACCCCCAACCAAGAAGAACAGGGGAAGGCCCCCCGGGTCGGGAAAGAAGCAAATGGATGCTTTGG GATCTGGTGGCATTGGGTTCACTCCTCATGTTATTTTGGTGAAGGCTGGTGAG GACATTGCTTCTAAAATCGTGGCTTTCTCACAGGAAGGACCCCGCACAGTCTGTATTCTCTCTGCAAATGGTGCAGTCTGCAATGTTACCCTCAAGCAACCTTCCATGCCTGGTCCAGCTGCAACATATGAG GGTCGATATGAGATCATTTCTCTCACCGGTTCATTCCAATTCCCTGGTGGTGATATCAATCACAGCAGAATTGGTTCCCTGAGTGTGTCCCTTGCTGGTCCTGATGGTCGTGTTGTTGGCGGTGGAGTTGCAGGAATGCTAATAGCCGCTACTCCCGTACAG GTCATCGTAGGGAGCTTTCTTGCGAACAAGAAGAAGTCAAGTTCGAATCCTATGAAATCGGGGCCCTCATCGGCTCCTCAGTCCCAGACACTGAACTTTGGTGCGCCACCATCGATGGTGAGTCCCTCTCAAGATGGCTCGAGTGAATCGTCTGACGAGAATGGGACCGGCGGAAGCCCAATGGCACGGCCCTCCTCAGGTTACTACAACGAAGTGAGTCAACCCATGCACAGCATGCAAATGTACCATCACCTCTGGGCGGGTCAAGCCCACCgatga
- the LOC116205644 gene encoding uncharacterized protein LOC116205644, with translation MGLFRKIAGLFGFGKDDVNKDEEEDEEGGGEEEDRNRGAANFQPTGLPRKGFGVPVQVPVERSNPGPVLVPCNSGDGGVQGLRWYAKRLRIDEDGDVAHEFLDEVLPEVSSGSEEHKRQFPKFQVRYSNRPAKVKEQVMALDGRIQHCVEHQGRLQWV, from the exons ATGGGGCTTTTCAGGAAGATAGCTGGGCTGTTCGGTTTCGGGAAAGACGATGTTAACAAGGACGAAGAGGAGGatgaagaaggaggaggagaagaagaagaccggAATCGAGGAGCTGCCAACTTCCAGCCAACTGGGCTTCCCCGCAAGGGCTTCGGCGTCCCCGTCCAAGTCCCCGTCGAGCGGTCCAATCCCGGCCCCGTCCTCGTTCCGTGCAATTCCGGCGACGGCGGCGTTCAG GGCCTCCGCTGGTACGCAAAGCGTCTTAGGATAGATGAAGATGGAGATGTGGCACATGAATTCCTGGACGAGGTATTACCCGAGGTGTCCTCTGGATCAGAAGAGCACAAGAGACAGTTCCCAAAGTTTCAGGTTCGTTATAGCAACCGACCGGCTAAGGTAAAGGAGCAAGTGATGGCCCTTGATGGAAGGATTCAACATTGTGTGGAGCACCAAGGTAGACTCCAATGGGTATAG